From the Trichoplusia ni isolate ovarian cell line Hi5 chromosome 1, tn1, whole genome shotgun sequence genome, the window ATGTGGCTCTGAAACAGGCTCAATTGGCATCTCATTTTCCTCATCACTTATTTCAATAACTTCATTTTCAGTTGGAACAAGTATaacatcatcttcatcatcactCTTTGTTTGTCTTGTAGTTGTGTCATCAGTCTTTATGCCAGCTATTCCTGTATGTtgacaattttttattaatatcaaatttcGACAGACTCTAATtactttgataaattataaaattaccttTTGCAGGAAACATAGGTGTATCTCGTCGCACCCGACGCCGCCGTGTCTGGTCGCTTCGCCTAACCTGTGTCATACTTTGAAAGTCTATGTTATATAGAGTTCCAGCTAAGAGCAGGGTACAGTCGGCTTCACCAGAAGAGTAAGCAGCTTCTAACTCAGAGTTACTACGTTCGTCATATTTCCACCAACCTTTAACAAAGAATTAAATGGCAGTGATGTGATTTTCTgtcaaacaattaaattatgacaCTCTTGTATACCAAATAAGTTACTTTTTTTCTAGTGTAGTATAAGAAGAGGTGTAATGGATCCAGCTTAATTAATGTGCATTTTGTTAGTAATTTTGAACTCACAACTAAATTGTGAAGCATAAGATAGTACAATGTATCTTAGTATAGTCCAATATAATGTATGTtacaagtataattaaaataccatTTCTTCCTTCATAGAACCACTGGTACACTTCTTGAGTGGAATTAGTATTTCCTTGTTCTTCACACAATGTTCCTAGTAATATTGGATTATCCAAGTAATTGGATGGTATCACTGCTCGACACATAGCACACTTTTTACTTTGAAAAGCAATACCCTGAAACATTCCACAGACTTTGTAGTAGGTCATATTAACCAAAGAACAAACAATgactgaaaattaatttatagtcaAGTCAATAGTATAAAAATGAACTGTTCTAAGATTAATATTACCTTTACACAGAGGAAGCAAAATACATGGCTACATGGTAACTGGGTTGGATGGTTACACTTTTGTAAACATACAGCACAATCCAAATCTGTAAAAATAGCTTGAGATTAATATCTTcagataaaaaagtaacattCAAATTTTGCTCTTTTTATCATCATATATTTCGAAATTGGCGACATTGTTTATGGtgaaatttggaaaaaatatcaataacactCGAAAGAGAATTAATGTTCTCAAGGAAAATAGTTCAACCAATACAATAGGCTAATAGAACGAACCGAGGAAGTTTAGTACAAAAATACGAAATGTTATACAAGCCGttagaattaattttacttaaaatacgCACCTGATTTGTAATTATCACTCAGTTCATTCATCTTGCGTGTCTCTTTGAACACTTCCGAAGAAGTATTTGTTAGTTATGAATTTTAACTATCGAACTCTCTTCAAGTTATGAgtcattttactttaatagtTAAAGTAAACGCATGTAATGAAGTGATTACTcgttagataaatataataagcagCTGGTGAatgaaaaccaaaacaaaatgtcaataTTATTGTCAGAAGACAAAAAGTTACAGATTCAAAACAGTCACACATTGCACAGATTCGCAAGGTTACAGACACCAAATAGAGTATATAATGTCTTTGATAGACACACAATATCATGGCGGTACACTCATGAACGGCGCCGGCGTTTGTTGTTAATTCAAATATAGATCATCGTACATGCTATCAAacagtaacattaaaatttcacattttccgAAAACACTCTAATCAACTGTACCTGCTTTTTGCTAGATTACATACGCTCTCTTAAATATCCAGGACCCAATTTAGACACGAACCTTTCATTCACATTCATATCATATAActaaatttatgtaataaaaaactgactgtacttttactaatattttacgCATAATACTTACTTTACGTAATACGACTTAGCATTGTACCGTAACAATCCGTCATACAGTATGGCTTGCAAAGCTATATCCATCAAATTTTAAAGAGAGctgataaaagtaaaactgaAAGGCCATTTTATTCCATTCGCAACGGACTAAATCTATATGGAATTTCCAGTAATTCGAGTAAGGCCTAGGGCCTAGGTAACTATTGATGCTTAGCGCCAGTCTCAAAGCATATAATATTAGCTGGAGCAGGGCTGTACCAATGCCGCCGcaatttttacttattttattgcGCAAACTATTTTTCTCTACATgcgtattttataattttccttcTCATTGCGGTTTTTTATTGCGTAGTGGAAGCGTTTGCTGGTAGTAAAATGGTATAAGTCCTATTAAACTTCTAAAAGacttataaaacctttttagactATCAAGAGCAAAACCCATCATCTCGCCTTAAttgtcataattttgttttataaagtcATTACCCCGGGAGGGTcaagatattttattcattttttggatttatttactgtataaataaggaaaagtATAACTGTTGTTtacaatgatgatgatgatgatgaggacgATGACTAAAAATAAGATGACCATGGTC encodes:
- the LOC113495869 gene encoding E3 ubiquitin-protein ligase RNF146 isoform X1, which gives rise to MNELSDNYKSDLDCAVCLQKCNHPTQLPCSHVFCFLCVKGIAFQSKKCAMCRAVIPSNYLDNPILLGTLCEEQGNTNSTQEVYQWFYEGRNGWWKYDERSNSELEAAYSSGEADCTLLLAGTLYNIDFQSMTQVRRSDQTRRRRVRRDTPMFPAKGIAGIKTDDTTTRQTKSDDEDDVILVPTENEVIEISDEENEMPIEPVSEPHEHVNNLIDSISSMSLQEPNTRDLDHEDT
- the LOC113495869 gene encoding E3 ubiquitin-protein ligase rnf146 isoform X2 — translated: MNELSDNYKSDLDCAVCLQKCNHPTQLPCSHVFCFLCVKGIAFQSKKCAMCRAVIPSNYLDNPILLGTLCEEQGNTNSTQEVYQWFYEGRNGWWKYDERSNSELEAAYSSGEADCTLLLAGTLYNIDFQSMTQVRRSDQTRRRRVRRDTPMFPAKGIAGIKTDDTTTRQTKSDDEDDVILVPTENEVIEISDEENEMPIEPVSEPHEHVNNLIDSIR